CCAATATCATCAATATTCATTGTCATAAGAAGATCTTTTCCAATTGCATTTTATCGGGCTGAATGAGGGACTAAATGCAGACTCCTACTTTTCTCAACCTATTTCTCAAACAGTCTAGGAGCAAGAGACTTCtagacatacgcacacactcaACTTCATTGTGTATTTCAATCCATACACAGATTGTCCAAACCTATAAAAAAAGGTTAGGATGATTGGTCTCCTAGTATGTTATTGTCCTTAGAATATttcaatggttcattacttctctagtagcttatttatttacttatttcctttcttctcttggctattttccttgttggaggccttgaacttatagcttttcaaactagggctggagcttaccaaataataataagaataaaatacgtCTTGTTTACATTTCATACAAAGATTAATGTTTCCGCTAGCTTCTGCGCGTTTCTCATACATACATGCTGAGATGACGGCATCCCCTCTCACATTTTCATTTCAATACACAGGATATAGCTCTTTCCCCTTTTCTACTTTGATTGAAACTGCAAGGAAAGATCTCCAAATATATTTCCCATGCACCTGCGTCTTAGTTGCGTCCTTTTCTCCGTACACATAGAGTAGGGAGGATCCTTATTCAAACAGTTCTAGCTTCTCCCTCAAGCAAAGAAAGGTTTGCAATATAGGGTATCTAATTAATAGCCTTCCTCCTTTCCCAACGCTTTGCAACTAGCATTTCGATTGTGGAAgattattggaaacgtctctgcctggtgatctgccggactggggttcaagtcaagctcaagctcgatagtttcttgtaatccTTGCACGTCAGAACACACCAGCCGTCACACCAGTGCGCGTCCGAATGCACCAGCTGTTACACAAGTGCACGTCCGAACGCCCCAGCCGTCACACCAGTGCACGTCCAAACGCACAAGCCGTCACCCCAGTGCACCTCCGAACGCACCAGCCATCACACCAGTGCACTACCGAGCACACCAGCCGTCACACCATCACACCAGCACACGTCCGAACACACCAGCCGTCCAACCAGTGCACGTCTGAATGCACCAGCCGTTACACAAGTGCACGTCCAAACGCCCCAGCAGTCCAGCAGTGCACGTCCAAACGCACAAGCCGTCACCCCAGTGCACCTCTGACCGCACCAGCCGTCACCAGTGCACGTCCAAACACACCAGCCATCACACCAGTGCACTACCGAACACACCAGCAGTCACACCAGTGCACGTCCGAACGCACCAGCCGTCGCACCAGTGCACGTCCGAATGCACCAGCCGTCACACCAGTGCACATGCGAACGCACCACCCGTCATACCAGTGCACGTCTGAACGCACCAGCCATCATCCCAGTGCACACAGACGTACATATGAATGCGCTAGCTGGCACACCAGTGTGCCCCTGAATACACCAGCCATCACGCCAGCGCCTGTCCGAACATGTCAGCCATCACAGCAGTGCAAGTTTAAACGTGTCAGACAACATGCCATTGCACGTCCCAACGTCCCAGCCATCACGCCAGCGCAGGTCCGAAGACGTCAGCCATCACGCCAGAGCGTTGTTCTGTACATATGAAGCTCATTCTTAAGTGGGAGGAAGTCCcctttccaactggctggaaaactTTACCTGGGATACTCAGAATTTGTGCATTTTGGGTGCTGAAAGAGTTAAGGATCATACCACCACGTGTAACAGTGGCTTAATAATACCAGCGGGTCCACGGCCCTAGTTTGAAGGGTTGCTCTGAGCCAAACATCTCTGCCGTAGACCTGGCATATGTATGTAATGGGATTGCCTGAATCATGTCGTATGGTATACTGATTCATTAGCAGCCAtcacctgggcctccctggtcctagcttggatggagaggggtcttggacgctgatcgcacatatgtatacatttacatagtgtgtgtatgtatgtatgtagtatgtatgtatgtatgtatgtatgtatgtatgtatgtatatatatatatatatatatacatacatacatacatacatacatacatatatatatatatatatatatacatatatatatatatacatatatgtatatatatatatatatacagtatatatataaatatgtatatatatatatatatatatatacacatacatatatggtcagtctgtaaggcattgtcctgctacctaagGCATTGCCaaagtctcttgcctctgccattcatgatcgacctttaaacttttaatcaaTTCCGATGGCCCCAAAGTGAAGAGGAATTTGATCGAGTTGACAACTAGTTGCTTCGACCCTTCAATTCAAAATGAACTATTAGTTTCTGCCTAAATATCCTATCATCACCCAGGGATTAGATGAACACAAGACACCAGAAGCCGATTGACTTTTGCTGTAATTATTCAACCAATCAATGAAGCGTATCCTGCGGCACACCACGGAACATACAGGCCCTCAATGACTCCTTgctacaaatgtttttattttccagttcctTTAGGTCCTTCCAACATCTTCAGCTACATTCTTCCAGTGCCAGTTTTCTTTCTCTCTTGTAAAGATCAAAGATTAAAGACCTCTCTGGTAGACAGGCCTCTTCCACTTCCACTTGTACAATTTGATAGATTGCTCAATGGGTTTTATTCTTTACACTTCTGTTCACACCCGTTAGTCACCTTTCTTGGCCAAAATATATCATGGACTACTAGGCTATTGTGATCCTAAATAAAAAACAGAGAACCTGGTGTACGTTCTCTGACCTTTGTTGCTGTTACGCCATGTAATGCAAAATCAGAACAGAAAGTATAAGATATCTAACCTCTGTTGCTATGACGCCAGGTTTTACCAATACCTAAGCCTAGAGCATATAGTAATTGGCCTTTATTGTTAAGTAGTTACATAACTCTATAAGACCAGGGCAGAAAGAACATATAAACATAAAATCTTACTTATTAAGAAATATGAGCGAAGAGAGACGGAGGAGCAACGGAATGTACCGATTTTTTAAATCTCTcactcaaaagaatattaggaagATTAAATAGAGACCAAACACTGGGAAAATAGAAGTTAGTCGAATATTAATGGAAATAATGTATCCCATAAAGCCAGCATTCTGATAATCAAATTTTCTTGATATAAAACAGAGGGACCTTTTTCTATCCGCTAATTGCCAAAGAATTTTTTTACCGTAACATCAAAGGAATCCGGTTAAGAAACAAgattagtttaagctgtttatttcaGTTTCTAAGATAACTAGATCAGTCTTGGCACATGGATTAAACTAGTACAACACATTGTATGTAGCACCATAATTAAAGGTAAACATCAAAGAAAAAGGTTCAAAGAACTTAGAAATTAGTCTCacaatagtaatcatcatcatcatcaactgtcaCTATAAACACTAGTTATTTACCTATATCTGAACTTCTATGGTGTGTATCACTGTCCCTTTGATATTAAACTTATTGGATCTATATGATAATCTCTACACTCATTTCGTACCACAATTTTCACCTattcaaacaaaatgaaaaatggtTAATTTAATGGAACACTAATTAAAGACCCTACAATACGAAccagaaaagaataataaaaataaccaaaaattGATCAAATAGAATCTTAATTGATTGTAAGAAGTACTGTAGCAACAATTAAATTCAAAATGTTTCCATAACCATCACATTTCCTGTATGATATGAAAAAAGCACAGATTAAACCATATGATTTTATATCATTTGTCGTCACAAAACGCATGGTCCAACTTTCAACAGCACGAACGCTACAAGGAGAATCTTAGAGCCCCCTACACCCCACCCAGGCCTCTGAAATCATTTACTTCATCAACGTCTCCCCCACCGCAATAACATCGTTCTAACATACGACAGCCACAATGCGTCTTTCCCAACGGCGCCACTTCTAAATTAACAGGAGTTCCTAAATGCCATCTCTGACACATCAAGGGGCTGCGTCCAATGGAATGCACCTAGTCTTTAAATGCACAACCCATCAGACACACACCTCGACGCCTTCGCCTAACGTCATTCAAAACGGGTTGAATTACACATGTTTGTGGCAAGaggaaaaaactctctctctctctctctctctctctctctctctctctctctctctcatcataatagTCAGTactacttttcattttatttttattcatgatgTGATGGTGCACACGTATCAGCATCATAATTGGATATAATCAAGGACACATACAGTATGTGCATTCGTCTACATATATTTACCTCATTATAATTGCTATTACACCAGGCATATAAATCCAGTAATAGGGCTGGTTTTTAGTTATatcatttaaatttcatatatatatatatatatatatatatattgtgtgtgtatgtgtgtgtgtgtgtgtatagtaacaTGAGTATTCATGAAGCTAAAAAAAGAAGCagttaaaatatttctttcatagcgTTACAAAAATGATCATATACCCAAACAAATTTTAGAAAATGGAGAGAGGTGGGGAAATGGTCTGAGAAAAGCTACAGTTGACATAACACTGATGCATCGTATCTTCTCTGTAACTGCCAGTAACATATCGAGACCTTCCCGATACCATCAACGTTCTCTGTATAGAATTTTCCTTCAATAATTTCAGACAGAAATGATTGACATtgtatttttttcctgtttataaATTTCCTGCATAATATAAATACAAGACtacaatacttgtatatatacatacagcaatacaatacaaacacataaacacgaataaatgtacatgaatatatatgcatatatatatatatatatatatacatatatatatatatatatatatacatgcatatataataacacacacgcacacacacattatatatatatatatatatatttatatgtgtatatacatacatatatatgtatatatacatatataatatatatatatatatatatatacatgcatatataataacacacacgcacacacacattatatatatatatatatatatatttatatgtgtatatacatacatatatatgtatatatacatatataatatatatatatatatatatacatatatgtatatatacatacagtaaatatatgtttatatatatgcctatatttgtgtatatatatacatatatatgtatataatatatatatatatatatgtatatatatatatggatatatatgtgtgtgtgtatatatatataaaatttatatatatgcatacagtatatatatatacatacatctacatgtatataaagatatatataatttatctataacaGAAGTGTGTGGTATACGCTACTTCGTATTTTTTTGCGTAAACACATTTGTACACATCTCTTGCTTTCATAAATTAAGATTGTACTCTAAAGCTAACAAGAAAGCTAGtattttactagagagagagagagagagagagagagagagagagagagatggggggaggcTTTCAATCATGCTGAAAGATTAGGTTAATGGTGCACACTTCAATAGTAGGAGTTAGTAATTAGTGCAAAACCTGGTTGCGGCATTGGTTGTGGTGAATTCTGACAGAAAAATTGGTTAATTTGAGCACATTCTGGTGGCACGATTGTTTAACACAAATCCTGGCAGATAGATTGGTTCAATGGTGCACACTACGAAAGCAAGATTGGTTTCTTGGTACAAAAGCTTCCTTTGGAATTTGGTAATTATTATACACTGACAGAATGACTGATTGACATGTAAATAATTGACTAATTGATGCAAATTATATCAGCAGGATTGGTTAATGTTGCAAATTCCAATTACAAAATAGATAACTTTATGTACACTGGCAGCAGAATTTGTCAAATCTGACGgcaaaatttattaatataaacactattattattatcattgattaacTGGTTATTTAACAGACACAACCTCTTGCGGTGACATTGGGTAATTGACGCAGTCTAGAGAGAAATTTGTTTAAATCATAAAGACTGTACCTGTATTATTAGTCAATTAACGAAACGCCAAGCGGAAAATCTAGTAAATTAACACGAGCTCAACTAGCATATTCTACCGCCATGATTAGCCTAGTGTAGCAAACTCTGCCTGCACAATTGGTTAACTCAGGGCAAACTCTAGTGGTGGCAAGAACAGTTAAGTGACAAGCTCTCTTAGCATGATTGGTTAAAAGAGTTAACTATAACGTTAGGATTGgttaattaaaacaaaatctaCCTGCACGATTGGTTAATTGATGGTAACGCTAGCGGCAATAATACCGCAGAAATGAACTCATGTGACCCTTGAGTCCATTTTACCtcaaccaacgaagttggaaggaggttgtgttttcgcctctgtttgcgtttgtttgtgtgtgtgtgtgtttgttagtgaacagcttcctggctccaattttaatcgtaatgaaacttgtggGGAtcacctgttatgtaaaaagctggaaatgattaaattttggaaggtcaaggtcacggtcaagcaaaatgtccgccaaattcacgtaatcagccataagtttgtacatcgttatcacagacacttcaaacttggttcatatttgagtgtatgaaaatccacgccaattaatacatgttaaggtcaaacgtcaaggtcgagaaataagctgccgcagcggaggtctgcgttctaatgagtacccctctagttatctAATGATTCCATCATCCCCTTCCTAACTTTTTTTCTATAGACGTTTATTTCGAGGTGATGTTAAAAGACCAAGAATATTCAAACGTAATGTTATATTTAAGACTTTAATAGAAGCTGTATTACTTATGGCATTGCCCAGACAATTTTCTTCTATATTTAAACCAGGTACAAAGTCAGATTTAGCTCTGTTCAATTTTAGTATCTTttgtaaattcatttatttttatcctgACTTACAAATTCATATAAAGCAACTTTTCATtatttactatgagagagagagagagagagagagagagagagagagagagaattttagtagAAATACTGCCATCCCATAAAAATTAGCAATCGAAGATCCTAAATTCACCTTATTCATACCGaggaatacactctctctctctctctctctctctctctctctctctctctctctctctctacatcagtGAATGGCCTTTCCAAATCATCAAGTATTTCAAGACTCCAAAAGGTAAAACTCAAAAAAAAATCCGCACTTTCTCAGTAGATACGAAAAATCACCAAACAGAACTGGAATATTTATAAACAGATGAATTAAACGAAAGCTGACATTACGTATGAGaagaaaaacactaaaaaaatCAAAGATTTATGTTTCGTTAACAATAAAAGCAAGCATGCATTGGATTTAAATATCCTTACTCTCCCTCATGCAAATAATGTCGTAACTCCAAAATCCGGAAAGACAATACCATTCTAGTAATTGTGGACAATCTATTTCCCCTTTCTGAATACTCCTGCAAGCCTTGCCAAAAGCTTCTGGGTTTATCTGAAACCCCAACTGTCTTCACCTCCAGGAACTTTTTTCTTTCGTCTCAGAACTTTCCGCCAAAGCGCCAAAATGATGGTTCCCATCAAGCAATGCTGCAACTTGGTCCCCTCATGATTGTTTCTGTCCTTctaaacaaataataattttttaaattcataatcCCAGATACCCTGAATTCTTCATCTATCATATCTTTTACACATGTGGAATCAGCATTACTAGTCACCCAATCTATGACTGGTGCTTTTCTTCATCTGCAAAGCTTTACAATTCTGTCCCTGCTTCTTTTTTTCCTTAATTCTGGCAATCTCTTCCAACAAGAGGCAAGGGTATAGATTCCCCTGTGGTTGAGCTCCACCAGCCTTCCTACCTTTTCCGGCTTTCTTGTTCTCTTCAGCAAGGATTAAGGAAACGTTTGGTGCTTCATTCCATTAGcctttaatattcaaataaaacataaatttctATAGCAAGTGAATAAAACATCCTAAACTTCTATAGCAAGTGAATAAAATATCCTAAACTTCTATAGCAAGTGAATAAAATATCCTAAACTTCAATAGCAAGtgaataaaacaatataaacatCTATAGCAAGTGGTTTACAGCCTCTGAACAAGATTTTAATCTTTAAATAATATTCATTTACGAGATTGAACGTAACTCTCTTTATCTAAAAGTACCATAATTTTCTCTTTAAGTTCCCTAGTATTTTGTTAATAATTCCGTTGATCTGAGGAAGAAGCTCATCTTCCGAATCGACTACTTAGCATTAGTCAGACTATGATATGATGTATATTTTACACTGTGGAAATCGCAAGTCCTCGCATAAGCCATGGTGGGACTGGGCACATTTTCAATGGTTACTAATGACATTGAACGAGAAAAAGTTTcaaaaaaattgtaaaactaaTTGGAGAGCAAATTGAAACcaaagataaatgtatatatgaagctGTAGAAGACATAGAAGAGCtagttttttctctctttatccGTGTATTTTCATTAAATAGTTTCCGATTAACAAAACCTTAACGGTTAAGCACAAATTTAAACTTAGTATAAAATAACAATACCAATCACAGATTTGATTTAGTAAATCAGATTTTAGATTTAGTAAAATCAAAGGTAATGGGGAAGGACGTGTTTGCCACACCTAGGCAGAGGCAAAATTGCCCAATAAACAGGAGAACCGAACGAGTGATACGTTTGATAGTAGATcgcaatatttattttagttgtcgAATAAAATAACGAAGCGAATACTCCATGGAATGAAGTTGTCAGAAAAGACCAGTGGACAGTTGTTTACGAGAATATAAAGGTAAAAGAGTCGTGAACTGTTCAGGAGTGAAAGCTCAATAGGACGGACAATCTAAGTTATTTTTCTACTCCAGTGACGCACCATTTCCcccacgcaaccccccccccccccacaaaaaaagaaacaaaagagggGAAGAAGGGAAGAGCTAGGATAAAACGGAGAAACTTGACTATGAGGAAGGGGACGGACCTACTGGACAGCCTGCCTCTTGGTGTGAGGAGATAGCGGCTCTTATAAAAGCGTAATGCGTCTATGGCTGGATGCATCACCCAAGGGTCGCGGCTCTTATAAAAGCGTAATGCGTCTGTGGCTGGACGCATCACCCAAGGGTCGCGGCTCTTATAAAAGCGTAATGCGTCTGTGGCTGGACGCATCACCCAAGGGTCGCGGCTCTTATAAAAGCGTAATGCGTCTGTGGCTGGACGCATCACCCAAGGGTCGCGGCTCTTATAAAAGCGTAATGCGTCTGTGGCTGGACGCATCACCCAAGGGTCGCGGCTCTTATAAAAGCGTAATGCGTCTGTGGCTGGACCCATCACCCAAGGGTCGCGGCTCTTATAAAAGCGTAATGCGTCTGTGGCTGGACGCATCACCCAAGGGTCGCGGCTCTTATAAAAGGGTAATGCGTCTGTGGCTGGACGCATCACCCAAGGGTCGCAGCTCTTATAAAAGCGTAATGCGTCTGTGGCTGGACGCATCACCCAAGGGTCGCGGCTCTTATAAAAGCGTAATGCGTCTGTGGCTGGACACATCACCCAAGGGTCGCGGCTCTGTGGCTGGACGCATCACCCTAGCATCGCGGCTCTTATAAAAATGTAACGCATCTGTGGGTGGACGCATCACCCTAGGGTCGCGGCTCTTATAAAAGCGTAATGCATCTGTGGCTGGACGCATCACCCAAGGGTCGTAGCTCTTATAAAAGTGTAATCTCTCTGTGGCTGGACGCATCACCCAAGGGTTGAGGCTCTTATAAAAGCGTAATGCATCTGTGGCTGGACGCATCACCCAAGGGTCGCGGCTCTCATAAAAGCGTTATGCGTCTGTGGCTGGACGCATCACCCAAGGGTCGCGGCTCTTATAAAAGCGTAATGCGTCTGTGGCTGGACCCATCACCCAAGGGTCGCGGCTCTTATAAAAGCGTAATGCGTCTGTGGCTGGACGCATCACCCAAGGGTCGCGGCTCTTATAAAAGCGTAATGCGTCTGTGGCTGGACCCATCACCCAAGGGTCGCGGCTCTTATAAAAGCGTAATGCGTCTGTGGCTGGACAC
The window above is part of the Palaemon carinicauda isolate YSFRI2023 chromosome 11, ASM3689809v2, whole genome shotgun sequence genome. Proteins encoded here:
- the LOC137649497 gene encoding uncharacterized protein SPEM3-like, yielding MHQLLHKCTSERPSRHTSARPNAQAVTPVHLRTHQPSHQCTTEHTSRHTITPAHVRTHQPSNQCTSECTSRYTSARPNAPAVQQCTSKRTSRHPSAPLTAPAVTSARPNTPAITPVHYRTHQQSHQCTSERTSRRTSARPNAPAVTPVHMRTHHPSYQCTSERTSHHPSAHRRTYECASWHTSVPLNTPAITPAPVRTCQPSQQCKFKRVRQHAIARPNVPAITPAQVRRRQPSRQSVVLYI